From Vigna unguiculata cultivar IT97K-499-35 chromosome 5, ASM411807v1, whole genome shotgun sequence, the proteins below share one genomic window:
- the LOC114183830 gene encoding cyclic nucleotide-gated ion channel 18-like isoform X2 codes for MYSIISTPASKFRQFRRLRSRPKTTTATEEEHAFQILWRHQILDPDSDIVAYWNKVFLVTSLLALFVDPLYFFLPTVGGPACLQADPKLSIIVTIIRSFADLFYVLHMLMKFRTAFVAPNSRIFGRGDLVMDSREIATRYLRSDFVIDLAATIPLPQIVIWLVIPASRNARTDHANNTLALFVLIQYVPRLFLIFHLNQRIQKTTGVIAKTPWIGAAYNLILYMLASHVTGATWYLSSIGRQFNCWKTQCQIENKSHTLSCFSSYLDCNSLNAPDRQYWLNITRVITKCDAKSKINVKYKFGMFAEAFLNDVVISSFKERYFYCLWWGLRNLSSYGQNLDTTTYLPETLFCIILCIAGLVFFSLLIGNMETYLSSMTVRLEEWRIRKRDTEEWMRHRQLPPHLQERVRRFVQYKWLATRGVDEEAIMLSLPLDLRREIQHHLCLSLVRRVPFFSQMDDQLLDAICERLSSSLSTEGTYIFREGDPVDEMLFIIRGQLESSTTNGGRSGFFNCIKLRPGDFCGEELLTWALMPNSTLNLPSSTRTVKALSEVEAFSLQAEDLKFVASQFKRLHSKKLQHAFRYYSHQWRTWGSCFIQAAWRRYQKRKATRELSLKEGLYYLSLPETEESEYLEDDETVESSGKTKKIQNLGATVLASKFAANTRKGAHKLPDPVPQLFKPDEPDFSLDHEL; via the exons ATGTATAGCATAATATCGACGCCGGCGTCTAAGTTCCGCCAGTTCAGGCGACTCCGATCCCGACCGAAGACAACAACAGCGACAGAGGAGGAGCACGCGTTTCAAATCCTATGGCGGCACCAGATACTGGACCCCGACAGCGACATCGTGGCGTATTGGAACAAGGTGTTTCTCGTGACAAGCCTCCTCGCCCTCTTCGTCGACcctctctacttcttcctccCCACAGTGGGTGGCCCCGCCTGCTTGCAGGCCGACCCCAAACTCAGCATCATCGTCACCATCATCCGCTCCTTCGCTGACCTCTTCTACGTCCTCCACATGCTCATGAAGTTCCGTACCGCCTTCGTCGCCCCCAACTCTAGAATCTTCGGCCGCGGTGACCTCGTCATGGACTCCCGCGAAATCGCCACGCGTTACCTCAGATCCGATTTTGTCATTGACCTCGCCGCCACCATCCCTCTCCCCCAG ATTGTGATTTGGTTGGTGATTCCAGCAAGCAGAAACGCAAGAACTGATCATGCCAACAATACTCTTGCTCTTTTTGTTCTTATTCAATATGTTCCTAGGTTGTTTCTTATCTTTCATTTGAACCAGCGTATTCAGAAAACCACTGGCGTTATTGCCAAGACTCCCTGGATTGGAGCCGCATACAATCTTATTCTCTACATGCTAGCCAGCCAT GTTACAGGAGCGACTTGGTATCTATCGTCAATAGGGAGGCAGTTTAATTGCTGGAAAACGCAGTGCCAAATAGAGAACAAATCACATACCCTCTCTTGCTTTTCAAGTTATCTTGATTGTAATAGTTTGAACGCCCCTGATAGGCAATACTGGCTAAACATCACCCGTGTAATCACCAAATGTGACGCGAAGAGTAAAATCAACGTCAAATATAAATTTGGGATGTTCGCAGAGGCTTTCCTGAACGATGTTGTCATTTCCAGTTTTAAGGAAAGATACTTCTACTGTCTTTGGTGGGGTTTGAGAAATCTAAG TTCATATGGACAGAACTTGGATACCACCACATATCTTCCGGAGACATTATTTTGCATCATCTTATGCATTGCTGGACTGGTTTTCTTTTCGCTTTTGATTGGAAACATGGAG ACGTACTTGTCATCAATGACAGTTAGACTTGAAGAATGGAGGATTCGGAAAAGAGATACCGAGGAGTGGATGAGGCATCGCCAGTTACCACCACATTTGCAGGAACGTGTCCGTCGTTTTGTTCAATATAAATGGCTTGCAACAAGAGGAGTTGATGAAGAAGCCATAATGCTTTCGTTACCTTTGGATCTTCGTCGGGAAATTCAACATCACTTGTGTCTTTCTCTTGTGCGGCGT GTCCCATTTTTCTCCCAAATGGACGATCAACTTCTTGATGCAATTTGTGAACGTCTTTCGTCATCACTAAGCACTGAAGGCACCTACATATTCCGAGAGGGTGATCCGGTGGATGAAATGTTGTTTATCATCAGAGGGCAATTGGAGAGTTCGACGACCAACGGAGGAAGGTCTGGATTCTTCAATTGCATAAAACTCAGGCCTGGTGACTTTTGCGGAGAGGAATTGCTGACATGGGCCTTAATGCCAAACTCAACCCTCAACCTACCTTCTTCTACTCGAACTGTGAAAGCTCTTTCTGAAGTTGAAGCTTTTTCACTGCAAGCAGAGGATCTTAAATTTGTGGCAAGTCAGTTCAAGCGCCTTCACAGCAAGAAACTTCAGCATGCGTTTAGGTATTATTCCCATCAATGGAGAACATGGGGTTCTTGCTTCATACAAGCTGCTTGGAGACGATATCAGAAAAGAAAGGCAACAAGGGAGTTATCCCTGAAAGAGGGTCTCTACTACCTGTCTTTGCCTGAGACGGAAGAAAGTGAATATTTGGAGGATGATGAAACCGTGGAATCCTCAGGGAAAACGAAAAAGATTCAGAATCTTGGTGCAACTGTCTTGGCATCAAAGTTTGCTGCCAATACAAGGAAAGGGGCACATAAGCTACCAGATCCTGTGCCCCAGTTGTTCAAGCCAGACGAACCTGATTTTTCTTTAGACCATGAACTTTAG
- the LOC114183830 gene encoding cyclic nucleotide-gated ion channel 18-like isoform X1 produces MYSIISTPASKFRQFRRLRSRPKTTTATEEEHAFQILWRHQILDPDSDIVAYWNKVFLVTSLLALFVDPLYFFLPTVGGPACLQADPKLSIIVTIIRSFADLFYVLHMLMKFRTAFVAPNSRIFGRGDLVMDSREIATRYLRSDFVIDLAATIPLPQIVIWLVIPASRNARTDHANNTLALFVLIQYVPRLFLIFHLNQRIQKTTGVIAKTPWIGAAYNLILYMLASHVTGATWYLSSIGRQFNCWKTQCQIENKSHTLSCFSSYLDCNSLNAPDRQYWLNITRVITKCDAKSKINVKYKFGMFAEAFLNDVVISSFKERYFYCLWWGLRNLSSYGQNLDTTTYLPETLFCIILCIAGLVFFSLLIGNMETYLSSMTVRLEEWRIRKRDTEEWMRHRQLPPHLQERVRRFVQYKWLATRGVDEEAIMLSLPLDLRREIQHHLCLSLVRRVCVSVPFPDVMLQIHRNAILSEKHGLLIFVQVPFFSQMDDQLLDAICERLSSSLSTEGTYIFREGDPVDEMLFIIRGQLESSTTNGGRSGFFNCIKLRPGDFCGEELLTWALMPNSTLNLPSSTRTVKALSEVEAFSLQAEDLKFVASQFKRLHSKKLQHAFRYYSHQWRTWGSCFIQAAWRRYQKRKATRELSLKEGLYYLSLPETEESEYLEDDETVESSGKTKKIQNLGATVLASKFAANTRKGAHKLPDPVPQLFKPDEPDFSLDHEL; encoded by the exons ATGTATAGCATAATATCGACGCCGGCGTCTAAGTTCCGCCAGTTCAGGCGACTCCGATCCCGACCGAAGACAACAACAGCGACAGAGGAGGAGCACGCGTTTCAAATCCTATGGCGGCACCAGATACTGGACCCCGACAGCGACATCGTGGCGTATTGGAACAAGGTGTTTCTCGTGACAAGCCTCCTCGCCCTCTTCGTCGACcctctctacttcttcctccCCACAGTGGGTGGCCCCGCCTGCTTGCAGGCCGACCCCAAACTCAGCATCATCGTCACCATCATCCGCTCCTTCGCTGACCTCTTCTACGTCCTCCACATGCTCATGAAGTTCCGTACCGCCTTCGTCGCCCCCAACTCTAGAATCTTCGGCCGCGGTGACCTCGTCATGGACTCCCGCGAAATCGCCACGCGTTACCTCAGATCCGATTTTGTCATTGACCTCGCCGCCACCATCCCTCTCCCCCAG ATTGTGATTTGGTTGGTGATTCCAGCAAGCAGAAACGCAAGAACTGATCATGCCAACAATACTCTTGCTCTTTTTGTTCTTATTCAATATGTTCCTAGGTTGTTTCTTATCTTTCATTTGAACCAGCGTATTCAGAAAACCACTGGCGTTATTGCCAAGACTCCCTGGATTGGAGCCGCATACAATCTTATTCTCTACATGCTAGCCAGCCAT GTTACAGGAGCGACTTGGTATCTATCGTCAATAGGGAGGCAGTTTAATTGCTGGAAAACGCAGTGCCAAATAGAGAACAAATCACATACCCTCTCTTGCTTTTCAAGTTATCTTGATTGTAATAGTTTGAACGCCCCTGATAGGCAATACTGGCTAAACATCACCCGTGTAATCACCAAATGTGACGCGAAGAGTAAAATCAACGTCAAATATAAATTTGGGATGTTCGCAGAGGCTTTCCTGAACGATGTTGTCATTTCCAGTTTTAAGGAAAGATACTTCTACTGTCTTTGGTGGGGTTTGAGAAATCTAAG TTCATATGGACAGAACTTGGATACCACCACATATCTTCCGGAGACATTATTTTGCATCATCTTATGCATTGCTGGACTGGTTTTCTTTTCGCTTTTGATTGGAAACATGGAG ACGTACTTGTCATCAATGACAGTTAGACTTGAAGAATGGAGGATTCGGAAAAGAGATACCGAGGAGTGGATGAGGCATCGCCAGTTACCACCACATTTGCAGGAACGTGTCCGTCGTTTTGTTCAATATAAATGGCTTGCAACAAGAGGAGTTGATGAAGAAGCCATAATGCTTTCGTTACCTTTGGATCTTCGTCGGGAAATTCAACATCACTTGTGTCTTTCTCTTGTGCGGCGTGTATGTGTCTCTGTCCCATTCCCTGATGTGATGCTGCAAATACATAGGAATGCAATACTAAGTGAAAAACAtggtttattaatatttgtacaGGTCCCATTTTTCTCCCAAATGGACGATCAACTTCTTGATGCAATTTGTGAACGTCTTTCGTCATCACTAAGCACTGAAGGCACCTACATATTCCGAGAGGGTGATCCGGTGGATGAAATGTTGTTTATCATCAGAGGGCAATTGGAGAGTTCGACGACCAACGGAGGAAGGTCTGGATTCTTCAATTGCATAAAACTCAGGCCTGGTGACTTTTGCGGAGAGGAATTGCTGACATGGGCCTTAATGCCAAACTCAACCCTCAACCTACCTTCTTCTACTCGAACTGTGAAAGCTCTTTCTGAAGTTGAAGCTTTTTCACTGCAAGCAGAGGATCTTAAATTTGTGGCAAGTCAGTTCAAGCGCCTTCACAGCAAGAAACTTCAGCATGCGTTTAGGTATTATTCCCATCAATGGAGAACATGGGGTTCTTGCTTCATACAAGCTGCTTGGAGACGATATCAGAAAAGAAAGGCAACAAGGGAGTTATCCCTGAAAGAGGGTCTCTACTACCTGTCTTTGCCTGAGACGGAAGAAAGTGAATATTTGGAGGATGATGAAACCGTGGAATCCTCAGGGAAAACGAAAAAGATTCAGAATCTTGGTGCAACTGTCTTGGCATCAAAGTTTGCTGCCAATACAAGGAAAGGGGCACATAAGCTACCAGATCCTGTGCCCCAGTTGTTCAAGCCAGACGAACCTGATTTTTCTTTAGACCATGAACTTTAG